From the Picosynechococcus sp. PCC 7002 genome, the window TCGCAATTTTGCCGACCAGAACACGACTAAAGTCCATATCTTCAACGATCGCCTTGCCGCTGAGTCTGAGGGTATCGTTAACGGGTTTGGTCGCCTGGAGAATATTGATCAGGCGATCGTGATTAACGTGTTCCCAGGTGACTTGACCACCAAACCCAGTGCGCTCGATCGCTTCGGCGGCGGCGACATTCCATGGTTGGCCATTATTGCAAGCTAAGGCTCGGACTTGGGGAATATAACCGTCACGGATGAGGCTGCGGGCTGCTTCTACTTTACTCAGTAGTCGAGGATTAATCTGTTGCAGTGTGGCGTTGGGATCAAAGAGATGCCGAATCGCATTGATCAAGGCTTCAATGTCACTTTCAGAAAAATTGGCATCTCCTTTGAAGTTATTTTTATATTTCGCCTGGAAAAGGCTAACGGTAAATTCTCCGTCATGTTCTTCGGAAATATGAATGGCATCAACGCCGAAATCTCCTCCCCCTTCAGTCAAGCAATCCAATGTTTCGCTATGGTCGAGGTCGAGAATGGTTTTGACACAAAGATAGACGAAGGACAGGGGCTTGAGCTTGTTTTCGTCTTGGATATTTAATTCATCCTTTGCCGGTTGGCGGATATCGTCGATTAGGGAGCCTAGGCGTTGATCGATGATTGAAGCGTTAATATTCATGGTCAACTGATGGCCTGGAGATTCTGTAGCTTTGCTTATTTTACCAAGGACTAGAAAGGCGATCGCCTCACGGAAGCAGCATAGATCATTTTTTTCATCTGATTGGTTAAGCTTTGGGGATTGAGTTTTTTAGACTGGGATGGATTACCCATAACGTTATGGGTAGTTGCCATAATCACCAAAAAAGGCGATCGCCTCACAGGAGCAGTTTAGATAATTTTTTCACTCAATCTGAGTTACTGGAGTGTTTTATTTGGTAAGTTCTGAGAATTAGGTTTAAAAAGCTTGTGTGAATTACCCATAACGTTATGGGTAACTTTCTCCAAATGATGCGCACTTCATTCCTATATCAATGGTGATGGCTCTGTGAAGGAATTAGGTCAGCCTTTACTGAATAAAGAAGTACCCACTAGCGATCACTGAAACCACTATTCTTTCGTTAAAATCAGTAAAAAAGGTCGAGCCTTGAAACGATCTCTATACAAGACTCTCAGGCAATATTTTTTCTATAATCCTAGGTTTCTGTCGAGATGCGCCCTCTAGTTCATCGCCGAATGCAACTAAACGACACTGAATATGGTGCTATAGTGGTGTCATGACAGAGCAAGCCCCATTACACCTCGTTATTGACACCAACATTGTTCTAGAAGGCTTAACTAAACAGGGGAGCGCATCAGGGCTGATCATCGAAGCTTGGTTAGCCGAATTATTTATCGTTTACATTTCCACGGCGATTGCCTATGAATACCAAGATGTTTTGAGCCGTAAACTATCCCCTACTCGTTGGCAAACCCTAAAACCTGTTCTTGGTCGGTTACTCACCCTCACTAAATTCACCGAAATCCATTTTACATGGCGACCCATTTCCCCCGACCCTGGCGATGATCTGATCATTGACTGTGCCATGAATGCCAATGCGGCGATCGTTACTTTAAACCTCAAAGATTTTCAACGGGCAAAACAATCTCTCGGCTTAACCGTACTGTCCCCCGTCGAACTAGTACTGAAACTCACAGGAGATGAATAACAATGAGTCGTTTAACCCTACGCCTACCCGAAAGCCTCCATCAACAACTCAGCCATCAAGCCTCCCAAGAAGGCGTATCCCTGAATCAATACATCGTCTATGCCCTAACCCGTCAGGTTTCCCAAAATTACGTTGTGGAACCCGTTCCCGCTGAGACCGTTGAACAGCAAAACACCTCATTCCAAAAACTTCTCAATGATTTGGGTCAGGCGATTCCTGAAGAGGTAAAACTTGCACTAGCCGCAAGGGAAGCCGTAGAGCCAGAAAGCCAATTAAACCCAGAGACCATCACCAAACTCCGCCAGAAGATAAGTAGCAAAGTCTAAACTTTTTGAGTTTATGGCTTACAAAAATAGATTGGCGATCGCCCCGGAACACATTAGCCGAGAGGATGCCCTCGTGCTCCAGGCCCGTAAGTATCTTTTTTGCGATACAAACCCCATCACGACCTATGTCTTTGCAAAGGACTACCATGGCGAAGCGGGGCCACTGCTTACTCGCTTAGCGACAGAGGCAGAGAAACGCTACGATTTGTTCTTCGTCTGTGATACCGATATTCCCTATGCTGATACCTGGGATCGCAGTGGCGATCAAAAGCGAAAATGGTTTCAGAAGCAAATCTTGGCTGATTTAGCAGAGAGGCGGGTGCCTTTTTTTCGGCTCAGTGGAAGTCTGGAGGAACGAATCTTTCAGGTTAATGTGATTCTTCAACACTGTCAGAAATTCGGTAATGTTTTGGATCTCAAAATGCAATCTCTTAAAGCCATGTCTGGCGATGTTTATAAATGACTCCCTTTACATGGATTAGAAAATAGAAAACGAGAATAAAGAAAAAACGATTACCCATAACGTTATGGGTAACTACCGATAATCAAAAAAAATAATCGCCTCACAGGAGTAGTTTAGATAATTTTTTCACTTAATCTGAGTCGCTAGAGTGTTTTATTTGGTAAGTTCTGAGAATTAGGTTTAAAAAGCTTTTGTGAATTACCCATAACGTTATGGGTAACTTTCTCTAGATGATGCGCGCTAAGAGAGAGTGGCGGCATTATGAGCTTTGAACGAAACAGTGATGAGGGTAACTTAATTTATGGGCACTATTTACAAGCATTCATCACCTTTTCTACAGGCAGCTCAGACTCTTCTCAAAACAAGGAAAGCGCAGGCGATCGCCCCGACCAGACAAACAGCTAAACGCCTGAAACAACTGCCCTATTCTCTGACCAGCTTAGCTGCGGAACTGTTATGGCAGAAAGGGATTCGCGTGCTGAATCCCCTAGAGCAATATCGTTATTTTAAGCAGGCGATCGCCGCAACCCTAAACCCGACTGATTTAGAAGGCACAGTACAAACCTGGCGGGGAGCAATCCAAGAACTGCTGCAAACTAGCCGTGAGCTGGATGCTTTGAAGAAATTTGAGACGCCCAAGATTCAGCAGCTATATCAGGTAATTCATGCCTATCAAGCCCAACTTGAGGCTGATAATGTTGTCGATTCTGCTGCAGCACTGTGGCGGGCGATCGCCCTTGAGCCAGATCTCAAAACGCTCTGTATTTATGGTTATCCTGATCCTCGGGCCGATGAAATTGCTTTTATCGAGGCGATCGCCGCTCCCGATAGTTTGCTGTATTTACCCCAGGTAGATGACCAGCCTCTTTTTTCACCCCAAGCCGAACTCATCAAACGCTTACAAGGGAAAGGTTGGCAATTAGATGATAGCCAGCCAGAGACATTAACCTTGGGCGATCGCCTGAGCCAGAAATTCTTCGGTCAAAACAGTGTTAATTTCGAACCTAAAACCGTCCAAGCCCACGTTTATCCCAACTGGGAGGCAGAGGCCAGGGGCACCCTGGGTCAAATTAAACAACTGCTACAACAGGGTGTCGCAGCACGAAAAATTGCCATCGTCACGAACGAAGATAACCATTGGGGGCCGCTCTTGCTTCATGTCGCTCAGGAATATGACGTGCCCCTGAGCCTACCGAATCCGATTTCTCTCCAAAAAACCCGCCTCGGTGCTTGGCTGGAGCAACTTTTAACCGTCATTGAAACTAATTATTCCTTTGAAGTCACGGCCCAGTGGTTAAGCCATCCCCTCACCCATCCTTTGGGGAGAGAATTTTGGCAGGCGGCCCGCACCCTAAAGCCTAATCATTTTGAAGCATGGCAGGCACTTACCCAGGAGCATTATCAGTGGGATCTTGCGGTATTGCAGCCACCCCAACAAGGGAGTTTTTTGGTTTGGAGGGAATACCTGAAGGAAATTTTGAACGTTCTTAAGGTGCGTCGCCGCGCTTTACCCTGGGTAACGGAAACCGTCGCCTACAAGAAACTCATTGATGGCCTCGACAGCTTAGGGACATCTCTAACGGAAACTATGACCTGGGAAATGTTTCAGGCAGAAATCCGCACTAGCTTGCAACTATTGACCACACCAGCCTATCCAATGCGTGGTGGGGTGGGGGTGCATAATCCCCAAAATCTGATTGGTGCCCAGTATGACTATATTTTTTGTATTGATGGGGCTGAAGGGGTAATGCCTCGACCGTTGCGGGATGAACCCGTTTTAGATTTTTATACCCGTAAGCAGTTGTCTGATAAATTGCCCATCGAAGGGGCGATCGCCAAGGCGCGGCGAGAACAATTTCAGTTTTATAGCCTGTTGCAGGTGCCCCAAAAGCAATTCACTTTTTCCTACAGTACCCTTGGTCAAGGCGAAGGCCGCTACCGTTCCCAAGTTGCTTCAATTTATTTTAAAAAGCTTGGCCTCCAGCCCAAGAAGACATCAATTGCTATTGCTGCCAGTGTTGCAGAAGCCCGCCAGTTTTATCTAACCCAATCCCAAATTCCAACAGAACTTCAGTCGGAAACATTAGACCAGGCGATCGCCGCCCACCAGATCGAGCAACGACGTCTTCAAAAGAGCGCATTAGATGAATACCAAGGGTTGATCGGGGTACCATTCCCTTG encodes:
- a CDS encoding putative toxin-antitoxin system toxin component, PIN family encodes the protein MTEQAPLHLVIDTNIVLEGLTKQGSASGLIIEAWLAELFIVYISTAIAYEYQDVLSRKLSPTRWQTLKPVLGRLLTLTKFTEIHFTWRPISPDPGDDLIIDCAMNANAAIVTLNLKDFQRAKQSLGLTVLSPVELVLKLTGDE
- a CDS encoding YlcI/YnfO family protein, producing MSRLTLRLPESLHQQLSHQASQEGVSLNQYIVYALTRQVSQNYVVEPVPAETVEQQNTSFQKLLNDLGQAIPEEVKLALAAREAVEPESQLNPETITKLRQKISSKV
- a CDS encoding AAA family ATPase — protein: MAYKNRLAIAPEHISREDALVLQARKYLFCDTNPITTYVFAKDYHGEAGPLLTRLATEAEKRYDLFFVCDTDIPYADTWDRSGDQKRKWFQKQILADLAERRVPFFRLSGSLEERIFQVNVILQHCQKFGNVLDLKMQSLKAMSGDVYK
- a CDS encoding PD-(D/E)XK nuclease family protein; its protein translation is MGTIYKHSSPFLQAAQTLLKTRKAQAIAPTRQTAKRLKQLPYSLTSLAAELLWQKGIRVLNPLEQYRYFKQAIAATLNPTDLEGTVQTWRGAIQELLQTSRELDALKKFETPKIQQLYQVIHAYQAQLEADNVVDSAAALWRAIALEPDLKTLCIYGYPDPRADEIAFIEAIAAPDSLLYLPQVDDQPLFSPQAELIKRLQGKGWQLDDSQPETLTLGDRLSQKFFGQNSVNFEPKTVQAHVYPNWEAEARGTLGQIKQLLQQGVAARKIAIVTNEDNHWGPLLLHVAQEYDVPLSLPNPISLQKTRLGAWLEQLLTVIETNYSFEVTAQWLSHPLTHPLGREFWQAARTLKPNHFEAWQALTQEHYQWDLAVLQPPQQGSFLVWREYLKEILNVLKVRRRALPWVTETVAYKKLIDGLDSLGTSLTETMTWEMFQAEIRTSLQLLTTPAYPMRGGVGVHNPQNLIGAQYDYIFCIDGAEGVMPRPLRDEPVLDFYTRKQLSDKLPIEGAIAKARREQFQFYSLLQVPQKQFTFSYSTLGQGEGRYRSQVASIYFKKLGLQPKKTSIAIAASVAEARQFYLTQSQIPTELQSETLDQAIAAHQIEQRRLQKSALDEYQGLIGVPFPWREHTFSASQLLQLGQCPFKWFAGKVLKLAALDEPETTLEPSQRGILYHKVLELALNAYRENPDLDLTDFEQLKAWFIEAEDVLKLPELSAWERQCTEHIQTLQRAIAAPEFLPEGRHVFRLEDKIQFTWQDFRITGYIDRIDQISGTNELVIMDYKTSSSPPKGIQDESGLLKIDLQLPIYEASVQHQYPEFQVKQNLYYSLTKGKKLSSKSPDEKDLQAAGDRLKIHLEEGSYPVAPDKKYDACKYCDFKSVCRINQEEQE